GGTGCTGAAATCGTAGTACCAATAGTTGAAGGGTAGACAAACGGGGCCGACGCCTCTGTTGTAATCTATGTTTCGCGTCGTGCGTATGATTGCGATATCGTTCTCACGCGTCTGCGGTACATATTGCTCGTGAGTGGTGGATTTTTCGATCGAATATCTGGTTGAGTATCGTGTATCACTGATAGCTTTATAATCCTGAGTGCCAACGACCAAACTGATGCGACTGAAATTAGGAATATCATACACGCAATGGGCAGCCGTTAAAACATATCTGGTGTTAACTAGAAAGAATAAGTCAATTACGAAATTATCCTGAAAAGAATCTTTAACTATGAACATACTGATCACTGCAGAACAGAAAACCGTTTCAGCTTGCAAGTCAATTAAACCTACTAAGGAAGTGTATTCGTTCGGCTGTGCGACGCTTCCTCCGACAATTTTCTGCCAAACGGACCATCCACAATCGCAAGGTGCAGGACTCACCAAGATTTGGCACAAAAACGAGCCGCTGTTCGTGCTACTACTCGAAGTATATGCCATCATCAGTTTGTTGAAGTAGGATTTCCGCTTCAAAGTTCCCGAACCACAGAAGTACTCGGCACCAGTTAGGGAGCTCAACCCTTCTGATGACATGTATAATAACTCCGTCGAACATGCCCCATTCTGAGCCGTGTTGATGTTGATCGTACAAGAAACATCCATGGCATAGCCAACTGGCGCTGTAAATGTGTAACGGCAAGAACTTCCCGATGGATACCGTCCGGGATAGTAGGGCGATTGCAGCTGCACACTGGCATTAGCGGCCAGCTGATACTCGTTATCACATCcttcaaaaagggaaaaaattgccGGAAGGTTCGTTAAAAACCCGAAAACAAACGCATAGGCAGCAATCATTTCCGATACTAATCATATTTGTGGAATACTGAAATATTCAACTCACTGATCACGAAAAACAAGCTGCAGCTGAACAAACAGATGCACAAACCTTTGATCAATGGAACACAATGAGAATATTTTGATAAACATTGTTGCTACGAATTTCTCGGGACTGAAGAACGTCATTAGTATCAGGTTTCGCAATCGGTCTAGAGAATGATATGAACGTATAACTCAAGAATTACacagaaaaatttatattagaGAGTAAATTAGCCGATTATAAAGAAACCATTCACCTATAAAACTAGTTTGGTTGAgataatttctgaaatttttcaagaatggAGGTGAAGTATAATGTGGTAACCAGTGAAACTATATTATGATGTGGATACAGGCTACATAAAGAATCAACTGAATAAGTTTTTCCTCattaaatttcagtttcagtatataaagggtgatacggtcaaaatttggtcaagggaaaacgcgtgtaaatcggtgaaatcgtttatttaaagaatcaaattaaatttctttttcaagtttaattagtatgaaattcaggaaaaatattcagttaggcttctgcttttccaaatccgaattgccgggccttacgcttaacccctgccatcagattttgtacagccaccttgtccaccttcttcgccgcagaaagccagtttgccttgaactgatgctcgtccttagcagttttttttggttttctttaggttccgcttgacaatagcccagtatttcttaattgggcggagctctggcgtgttgtgtccttgggaaccacctgcacgttgttggcggcgtaccactccatggcctttttaccgtaatggcaagatgccaaatcctgccaaaacagtcccggaagctatgaaaatgctgcttttcaagccacaggtacagatggcttgccaaaccagatatttcttcgcgaactttgacagtttcatgtgcttgaaaatatctgctacctttccccttccttttgccgtataaaactcctgtcctggaagctgcttgtagtcggctttgacgtaggtttcgtcgtccattaccacgcagtcaaacatcgtcagcatcgtcgtgtacagcctccgggatcgcgctttggccgtcgtattttgtttatcatcgcgatttggagtcactaccttcttgtaagtcgatagtccggctcgttttttggctcgatgcccggttgtagacaatacacccagcttatttgcggcatctcggagaggttagggttttgcttgaaactaccggccaAAAATCAAAGCttcgaagaaaaatttaaaagtttgttacggtttgtgaatttttgatagaaaatctgacaaaaatgtgttacgtaggggtgTGGGGTGGGGGGTGGAGGGTCGAAAATGACCGAAacttgcgttacgtaatatttgaacggcctcTAATGATATATGACTCTAAGATTATTATTAAGGGGCCCTAATTCAATTTAACAGTTATCTATTAAGTATATCCAACTTTATGAGAATATAAAAGGTTATAGAGCACGACTAATTGATTCAAGACATTTAATAGTTTTAGTAACAAGGGGTTTTTTGcaacaataaaatttatctaCTGGTAAGAAATAACATTTATTCAGTTATTGATGTACATCATTGATAACAATAGGTCCACTCAGGAGTGTTCTTCACAATCCAATCCATGTAGTTCGCAACCTTGATACTGACGCTCGGATCTTCGGTAGCACAGGCCATTCCATAGTTGACGATTCCCACCGAATAAACCAGTCCGTTATAGTAATCGGTATAGAGTAGCGGTCCACCGGAATCATACTGGCAGGTGTCTTTGCCGGAAGCCAGGGTACAAATTTGACTAGTGGAGTTAAAATTGTTGTAGGTCGCCGAGCACAAGCTGGGATCCACGACCGGAAGCTCAACTTTGAGCAAAACGTTCGATTTGGGGTCCGCGAAATCGGTTGAACCCCAACCGACGGCCTCGATGTTAATGCCGGTGAATCCTTGGGTGGGTCCATATTTGAACGGAAGACAAACCGGGCCGACTCCGGCCGAGAAAGGGATCACATTTTGGGTCCGCACGATGGCAATGTCATTGAGGCCGGTAATCTGATCGTACGCCTCGTGGTATTTGATTGAGGAAATCCAGAGCAGGGTTGTGTAGTTCGAGTCCAGTCCTGAGGACACATCGTGTTCACCGACCAAAAGGGTTAAATCAGTTATCCTGTGCCCGAGCAGGCAATGGGCAGCTGTCATTGCATGGTAATTGGTAACTGAAAAAAAGAACCAATAGAAGAATTCAGTCATcttagaatttgatttttaactaatggaatttgtaacttttttcggatgcatccaaataaaaaaaatcttcggggaccctcgatgaattcttaaaatctttaatttagcTCCATTACTTTGTTATGTTCGAagcctgaaagcccaggaaaaaaactccctaatgagaccttgagtgtcaatttgacactcttcACTTAAAATCACTATGTCTCTCTCGTATTGTAACTCAAATAAGTTCCACAGACAATATTCTGgtacaaaacttcaattttccgttaatcaaaattcgaaaaaaacatgcttcgggaaaaaaCTGTTgctcagctacggaatgctaaaaaaatcaattggtgTTCATGTGAGCTGAAGCTAGAGCTCCAGGGACTGTATCGGGTAAAAATCTCGGTGACAGATGAGGGttaaaccactgaccatactgactggacactcgatttcgttttctggataatttttccaacagtacgcaatgtcgattccagagtgcgcatcgatcgatttgaagaaatgctatcccagttaggaaatgccacccaactttcaaaataaaacacgcaatttctacgataaaatcgggctaaacaggaccatttttcttACAGGGCATTTTTCGTCAAacttttcaggttcgccacctgccgtcggtattgtgaacctgcaaaatctgacaacaaaaaattagacagaaaattgttgaatttttgttctaagtgtcatgtcagtgtggtcagtggttaaacatttgaagcttaataacacTGTGCAACATTTTGGTAGTCATTTTCTGGAAATAAATTCCCTCTTCGTTAGTTTCGAAATCCACGTGAAAACTAATAATACCTtccgaagttttttttccagctTTTATCATTAGGTACTTGTTGTTGCTTCGGAAATTTATTCCGATATTGGATGTTTCTAAACGAAAAGACATTTTTCTATGATTCATTATCTAATGAGCTGCAAAAACTGGCTCCCATATATTTTGTCGATACCTTTaaggtcaccaagcatcagaaTAAATATGAGATGATTTAGATGACTCCAGACTAAGCGCATCGAGTTTCAATTCtgcatggaaatttgtatgaaagaagTAATAtttgagaatcgaactcactgcaacatcttaTCTTGGCTTTCCAATCCGATATCTTACtaagtgcaccatctgagtcggttagcaaacgaaagttcATTGTCATAGTCCTTCTGTCACCGATAGGATGGATATAATAGGATATAATGTGATATGATAGGATCTGATATATGTTTGGCTggtaaatggtggataatgtgcaacacgagaccccatagtggtcatatcacctctaaTTCACAACTCTTATCTCGCATGctgactgagaaggtggccgcacttGTCttttccccaggtcaggggcggcatGCAagaacaaccgagcgtctgcttcccaggtcaggggcggctaaaacagcgtctgtctcgcagcgagtggctgaatgcggctcccgccagctaagtccaagatggcagctccattacgggatagggactttaggctaataACCTACTGCTCCAGACTTAAagttgttacggaatccgaaagaaattaccgacctggaactttggcgacgacttttagcatgaaaacacggacacgaattggaacttggaacgttttaacaacaaggcaagctggctcaaattgctagagaagctagccgcctcaagtttgaaattctgggaccgagcgaagtccgttggcctaacgctggagaacacaagacacagtccgggcaagtcctgctttactctggcatacgaggaaaacatgctactcgggaacgaggagttagtttcctgttaagcccgcaggcctacgcggccctcattagatgggaaccgataaacgaaagaataatcgtagccagatttagaacacgggttagaaaccttacaatggtccagtgttatgcacCAACTGAtattgccgatttgcaggagaaagagcaaatTTACAGTCAGCgaggtagagaaaattccgaagggtgacattcaaatccgtttgggcgacttcaacgcaaagagtGGCTCCGACTTggcttgagcgcatcatggggcgccatggcctaggacggATGAGTGAAAACGGAGAGATGTTTGTAGAATCGCTCTTCTCCCATCGActagcacataaggtcacttgggtattcCGAGATGGccaaacagaaaatcaaattgacctcATCTGCATcggccgaaaatggagaaggagccttcttgatatcagcaacaaacgaagcgcagacattgcatctgaccatcacctcgtgtttggcgagatacgactgagagttgcgcgtgtccaacgacgcgaggagaaagtcgggtgtcgatacgcaTCCGCCGCGCCGGTTGGAggatccagaggtgaaaagggtatacgttgaacagctacaatcccgagcctcggaagtgccgacagacggaacagtcgaagaacagtggtgtggaatcaagaatgcctttatcacgacgagcctaggtactctcggtaaagtttgtgaaaGAAGAAGTGAacggatgtcggatgaaacttggaggatgatcgaagatcggagaaaggcgaaagtcggaattgagcaggcatgtaccgggtcagccaaagcagcagCCCGCTTGCGATATGCGAAGCtagaaaaggcagttaaacgagcttgtagacgagacaagagagcctggacaaactccctagccgaacagggagaaagagccgccgccattggagatatccgattattatatgatatttctcgctgAAGAACGCCGCTgtaagaccgagcaggtcagttattgaccgatcgaacagatcagctcaaacgatggactgagcacttcaaACAACTCTTTCGAgtcgaatagcgatggccaacagatcccgcagctcgaagcgccaacagtaagacgcataaatggcgtcaacttggaagcgccctcgctggctgaaatagaagcggcaattaaaaacatgaaatctaacaaagcacctgggatatATTgaatccctgctgaaatgctgaaagccgatcctgccctgtcagcacaaatgttgcaccgtcttttcgctgacatctgggatactgcgacattcccggccgactgaaTGCAAGGTATCCTCGggaaggtcccgaagaaaggagacctgacagagtgcggtaactggcgaggtaTAACGTTGATCTATACAACaatcaaagtactctgcaaagtgatcctgaacaggatccaggagaaatcgacgctacactccgaccgcaacaagctggattccgatccggacgatcatgtgtggaccacataaCAACGCTTcaaatcatactggaacaaatcaacgaatttcaggactctcttctgctggtgttcgttgatttcgaaaaagcattcgaccgacttaaccatgaaaacatctgggcagCTCTAAGGCAaagaggagtcccagagaaactagccCATCTCAttgaagcacaatacgaggcattttcgagcaagatcttgcacgacggtgtcttgtccgaaccaatcctgGTTATTGCTGGAGTgcgacaaggatgtatcttatcaccgctacttcttctcatcgtaatggatgagattctgactagATCgctcgactgtgcaccgaaccgaggattgccgttgaatccttcaacaatggagcaactgaacgatcttgacctggctgacgatattgttttgcatgcccaaacacaaccggatatgcagagcaaggTCGACGACCTCACCAAAAGTTCCGAGGCAgaaggtctcaaagtcaatttcggaaagaccaagtctatggagatcaacacaggaaatccctccagtttcatggtagctgggcaaaaagttgagaaaatggagtgcttccagtatcttgtttgccagattacgcctgatggtggtaccaggaaagacatcgaaacccggatcagaaaggcccgatttgcttTTGCGAGTTTCCGAAgcatctggcggtcacgtcagatctctctacgaacgaaaatccgaatcttcaactcaaacgtcaaatccgtattgctgtacgggtgcgaaacatcgtgcacatatgcggtaacgactcgaaaactgcaagtatttgtaaaccgctgcctgcagaatatcatccgcgcttggtggcctggcaactggatctcgaatgaggaactacatcgccggtgtcatcaaagggcaatagaaatcgagattcgggaacgtaagtggagatggattgggcacacgttgcgaaaagatgagaacgagatttgcagagaggcgcttgaatggaatccaaaAGGACATcggagaagaggcagacccagaaactcgtggcggccaAGCCTAaaccgctgaaatccgaactgtcgacgagaatcttgactgggaccaagtgaagacgctggctccggatcgtcaacagtggaggtcttttaccacggccctatgcaccggaggatcagCGCGGGATCATTCAGTAAGCTatctatgttttatttggtttctttcagacttATGCAAGGCGGTTGTGCTGGGAGGACAATAGCaattattagaaagcttgttaatgctggtccggcatagaatctaaAACCGATAATTCCACCCCCAAGGTAGTTGTTTATTGGactagagtctgatttgtgggtgcagCGAAGAGGGAAGTTGTTTCCAATTTTAGTGTTGCACTGTGTAATCAAATGAACATGTAAGCTACAAAAAGCTAGTATCTATACCCATAAGCTCATGAAAAGT
This sequence is a window from Uranotaenia lowii strain MFRU-FL chromosome 3, ASM2978415v1, whole genome shotgun sequence. Protein-coding genes within it:
- the LOC129752964 gene encoding venom serine protease-like, giving the protein MIAAYAFVFGFLTNLPAIFSLFEGCDNEYQLAANASVQLQSPYYPGRYPSGSSCRYTFTAPVGYAMDVSCTININTAQNGACSTELLYMSSEGLSSLTGAEYFCGSGTLKRKSYFNKLMMAYTSSSSTNSGSFLCQILVSPAPCDCGWSVWQKIVGGSVAQPNEYTSLVGLIDLQAETVFCSAVIINTRYVLTAAHCVYDIPNFSRISLVVGTQDYKAISDTRYSTRYSIEKSTTHEQYVPQTRENDIAIIRTTRNIDYNRGVGPVCLPFNYWYYDFSTLQVDVAGWGTTSFGGQVSTTLLKTTLDVIANRACNVQYLTDKKVCTYTTGKDTCQFDSGGPLFLRGAQRMYTIGVVSYGGACAASTPSVNIRVTAYLDWIQQKTPDASYCVK
- the LOC129754715 gene encoding venom serine protease-like, which codes for MQLPDVTVVKLLSTCLLFCHYCLSLVAAQQQQFPGCDYYQDIAAGKSYAIFSPNYGNLYPAGVNCRWMLGTTPGSRIALSCPDVYIPQSTYCYYDKLLVSTGGKSDLSDARAYCGTGTLTSNSTGSAMVISLQAAANSYGGRFYCTATKIDCQCGMKRKKKIVGGMETMANEYPMMAALVDVSNKLGIFCGATIITNYHAMTAAHCLLGHRITDLTLLVGEHDVSSGLDSNYTTLLWISSIKYHEAYDQITGLNDIAIVRTQNVIPFSAGVGPVCLPFKYGPTQGFTGINIEAVGWGSTDFADPKSNVLLKVELPVVDPSLCSATYNNFNSTSQICTLASGKDTCQYDSGGPLLYTDYYNGLVYSVGIVNYGMACATEDPSVSIKVANYMDWIVKNTPEWTYCYQ